A single region of the Oryzias latipes chromosome 19, ASM223467v1 genome encodes:
- the LOC101160110 gene encoding noggin-2: MPLSQTLLVYALLCVHLGLSQHYLRLRPSPSDHLPVPDLREDPDPEYDPREQDLAERTLRKKLGSNFDPNFMSISSPLQVNLSASDYQVKLQGPMPNEIKKLDLTETPYGKRVKVGKKARRKFLQWLWTYTHCPVVYTWKDLGVRFWPRYIKEGKCFSERSCSFPEGMSCKPAKSINKIFLRWYCQGFLRQKYCTWIQVQYPIISECKCSC; this comes from the coding sequence ATGCCTCTCTCTCAAACGCTCCTCGTTTACGCACTGCTATGCGTTCACCTTGGACTTTCCCAGCACTACCTTCGCCTCCGTCCATCGCCCAGTGACCACCTCCCCGTCCCCGACTTGAGGGAGGACCCCGATCCAGAGTACGACCCCCGCGAGCAGGACTTGGCCGAGAGGACTCTCAGGAAAAAACTCGGCAGCAACTTTGACCCAAACTTTATGTCCATCAGCTCGCCCTTGCAGGTGAACCTCTCTGCTTCAGATTaccaggtgaagctgcaggggCCCATGCCAAACGAGATTAAAAAGCTGGACCTCACAGAGACTCCTTATGGAAAGAGGGTAAAAGTGGGTAAGAAAGCCCGTAGGAAATTCCTGCAGTGGCTGTGGACGTACACGCACTGCCCCGTGGTGTACACTTGGAAGGATTTGGGAGTGAGGTTCTGGCCCCGGTACATCAAAGAGGGAAAATGCTTCTCTGAGCGCTCGTGCTCCTTCCCTGAGGGCATGTCATGCAAACCCGCCAAGTCAATCAACAAGATTTTCCTGCGGTGGTACTGCCAAGGCTTTCTAAGACAGAAATACTGTACGTGGATACAGGTGCAATACCCAATCATCTCAGAGTGCAAGTGCTCGTGCTGA